The proteins below come from a single candidate division WOR-3 bacterium genomic window:
- a CDS encoding M20/M25/M40 family metallo-hydrolase has translation MNNLNIEKKEKEILNVAMHLIKIPAFSIGRFKNLKGISECFDFIVDYFKKAGLRVIEFKDKKTIPGLYCDLGNKEKLSGKMLFAGHYDRVSPISEEQMNPMIDGEWLKARGATDMLCTVATIMVLFKDLKLAKEDLECGLLLVGNEEPGETEKWGTHYILEELKNRNDYYPDFVIVGERTGEGGQKFGKLEYKNRGLVRIKMEASGSAVHTAQLRGLTVVERIMEFRKRINDYLAESFDNEWKTTFTFPYFITGEDGNFNTTPTGAKAGLEIRPIPEQDFNGIIKYIEETSKEFNLEIDFVNKEPGIITSLENQYIHKLIQSIVKITGGNPSDYLGVGKPHATQARFIKSPVIIFGQSGINPHGDNEAHYIPSIMPYYRVLHEFLLTTGQT, from the coding sequence ATGAATAATCTTAACATTGAGAAAAAGGAAAAAGAGATTTTGAACGTAGCAATGCATTTGATAAAAATTCCTGCGTTCAGTATTGGTAGATTTAAGAACCTTAAAGGAATTTCTGAGTGTTTTGATTTTATCGTTGATTACTTTAAAAAAGCAGGTTTAAGGGTGATTGAATTTAAAGATAAAAAGACCATACCGGGTTTATATTGTGATCTGGGCAATAAAGAAAAACTTTCGGGTAAAATGCTTTTTGCCGGGCATTATGACCGTGTTTCCCCGATATCTGAAGAACAGATGAACCCAATGATTGATGGAGAATGGCTTAAGGCACGCGGTGCTACAGATATGCTCTGCACCGTTGCCACAATTATGGTATTGTTTAAAGATTTGAAACTTGCAAAAGAAGATTTAGAATGTGGATTGCTCCTTGTTGGAAATGAAGAGCCCGGTGAGACTGAAAAATGGGGCACACATTATATCCTTGAAGAATTGAAAAATAGAAATGATTATTATCCTGATTTTGTTATTGTGGGTGAAAGAACCGGCGAAGGAGGTCAGAAGTTCGGAAAATTGGAATATAAAAATCGTGGGCTCGTAAGGATAAAGATGGAAGCATCAGGCAGTGCTGTTCATACTGCCCAACTAAGGGGGTTAACCGTGGTTGAAAGAATAATGGAATTTAGAAAAAGAATTAATGATTACCTTGCAGAATCTTTTGATAATGAATGGAAGACGACATTTACTTTTCCTTATTTTATCACTGGTGAAGATGGGAATTTTAATACTACACCGACAGGTGCAAAGGCAGGGTTGGAAATAAGACCAATCCCTGAGCAGGATTTTAATGGGATAATAAAATATATCGAAGAAACATCTAAAGAGTTTAATCTTGAGATAGATTTCGTCAATAAAGAACCAGGAATAATAACATCTTTAGAAAATCAATACATTCATAAACTTATCCAATCAATTGTGAAGATTACTGGTGGAAATCCATCTGATTATCTTGGGGTGGGCAAACCCCACGCTACACAGGCAAGATTCATAAAATCACCGGTGATTATTTTTGGTCAATCGGGCATTAATCCCCACGGTGATAACGAAGCTCATTACATTCCAAGTATAATGCCGTATTATCGTGTGCTCCATGAATTTTTATTAACAACGGGTCAAACATAA
- a CDS encoding EamA family transporter — protein sequence MDYIKYAYIALLGWGLWAIGSKVISQHLNTVSTSFWISLWSLIFLIFYIIFFKNSLQFNNHSLYAIPVGFVSLIAILAFYQALKTGPASVVIPLTNLYVLFPVVFGFIILKEPVTINRILGIAFAIIASFLLSK from the coding sequence ATGGATTATATAAAATATGCGTATATTGCATTACTCGGTTGGGGATTGTGGGCGATTGGTAGTAAGGTCATTAGCCAGCATTTGAACACGGTAAGCACTTCCTTCTGGATTTCATTGTGGTCTTTAATATTTTTGATTTTTTACATAATTTTTTTCAAAAATTCACTTCAATTTAATAATCATTCTTTATATGCAATTCCAGTGGGTTTTGTTTCGCTCATTGCGATACTTGCATTTTATCAGGCATTAAAAACCGGTCCTGCCTCGGTTGTTATTCCATTAACCAACCTTTATGTGCTATTTCCCGTCGTTTTTGGTTTTATAATACTTAAAGAGCCCGTCACTATAAATAGGATTCTCGGCATTGCCTTTGCTATTATTGCAAGTTTTCTCCTTTCAAAATGA